ctctaattgctgagtcgctatcagaactggaggagaagtttcaggtgtggaaacaaggattagaatcgaagggcctcagagtcaatctagctaaaaccaaagtcgtaatcagtaggaaggtagacaaatcacaaacaccttcaggtagatggccctgctcgatctgtagaaaaggtgtaggtagaaactctataagatgcaccaagtgtaagctatggacacataagagatgcagcaatgtcaaaggaaggctaactaggaagatggtttttgtatgtggcagatgctcaggaacaataaacactgaaaatgctctgagaccaacttccgtcactttccagggagaaaaactagaaatagttgatagtttccgttacctaggtgaccaagtcagcagcgggggcgggtgtgctgaaagtgtaactgctagagtaagaatagcttgggcaaagttcagagagctcttacctctactggtgacaaaaggcctctcgcacagagtgaaaggcagactgtatgatgcgtgtgtacgaacagccatgctacatggcagtgaaacatggaccgtgactgctgaggatatgcgtaagctcgctagaaatgaagccagtatgctccgatggatgtgtaatgccggtactcacactcggcagagtgtaagtaccttgagagaaaagctggacctaagaagcatcagttgtggtgtgcaagagagacgtttgcgctggtatggtcatgtggcgagaatggatgaagatagttgtgtgaaaaggtgccacaccctagcagttgagggaacctgtggaagaggcagacccaggaaaacctgggacgaggtggtgaagcacgaccttcgaactttaggtctcactgaggaaatgactagagaccgagacctctggaagtgtgctgtgcgcgagaagacccggcaggacaggtgagtccataacccgtggccttctacatgggatggagccagcctacgtatgcataccttcccttcttgggacacaaaactctacttgtgaagacgtgatgaggcaagtgaggatcagaatcgaaatcgatcaatggaaattgcggatgtgcaaccagtgccggtggcatgtcaaaactctgcttgtgaagacccgttgaggcaagtgacgatcagaatcgaaatcgatcaatggaaattgcagatgtgttaccagtgccggtggcatgtaagagaactttccgtttcgcgaccgttgccagcaccgccccgtttcgtgtccgttgccagcctcacctggccctcgtgccggtggcacataaaaagcaccatccgttcgtggccgtttgccagctctgtctggcaccagtgcgggtggcacgtaaaaagcacccactacactcacggagtggttggcgttaggaagggcatccagccgtagaaacactgccagatttgactgggcctgatgaagccttctggcttcacagaccccagtagaaccgtccaacccatgctagcatggaaaacggacgctaaacgatgatgatgatgatgatgatatatgtaaacaagtgtgtgtgtatatttatcaatGTGTCTCTGATTatgagtgcatgtgcatgtgagtaAAAATTTTCAATGGgagaagaaattgaaagaaaattgctTAGTATTTTCAATAATGTCTAAGAAGAATTGTTTCAGTCCAGAAAAAGAGGATTTAGCTACGTGCAGCTATTTCATTGCATGTGGGTGCATTGTAACAGTCTGCATATGTTCATTAGATGGTCTTTTCTGGGCATTAATGACAACATTAAAATTTGATGAAGCTTCTGTTTCCAAGGCACACTTGAAGCTGCGTACATAGCTGTTTTTCTGGTGCAAAAGGTTTTGAAGTTGCATTATCAGGTGAAAATTAGTGCCAGTGGAAATGGAGTTTCTTCAGTTGGCTTGTTCATGTAAATTGCCTACAAAGTACAGTTGAAGAAATTGAGGATCTTGATTTTCAGCAGGTTTGAGCGATCCTATCCTATGGTAAAtctgtccctgcactttgaaagtaggcaCAAACCCACCTTCTTGAACAACATTAGCGCTGAAAGATGTCATTTGGAATGCACAATTATACTTCCGGATGTTATTGAGGAAATGTTTGGACTCTGTAGTTGTGCCAGCATAGATTGACCTCAACAGCTGTGGTGGATCCTGTAGCGGAGTGGGGTTAACTTTTCCATTAGCGCAACACATAGTAGGACTTTCTCTTGAGCACTTCTTAGCATTGCAGAAAGAGCAAGTGATGGGCATATCTCCAATGTTCAAATCTGGGTGGCAATCAAAATGAAGCTTAGGGTTGTAGTCAAAAGCCTTTAATGACCATCGTAATCTGCATGGCATTGAAAATCCTCGTCTATTAGCTCTTTGTTGAACAGAAGTCTGCTGCATAGTATATCTCTGTTCTAAGGTGTGGGAAGCTCGCGCTGCAGCCATGTTGGCAGTATTCCTGACCAGGCATGTAGTGCATTCATTTTTGTTCTCTGCAGCTTGTGCAGCAGTAGTTGATGCAGCATCAGACTGCATGGGCCGTAAGTAAGGCGAGTGtagaatttgaatgaaatcggttgggtagttctcgagttttagggattcacacaaacacagacagacagacagatggacacacattctcatctttatatatatagatatagagatgcatgtatatatgtgacttAATAGTTTCACgttaatagtgaaagtattaaacTGAAAGTATCTCACATTGCAATAGAGATGTTatggtttcacttttgacacgtaatactaaAATAGTGTAAGATATAATGCTCTGGGCATGCATCAGACAAAAAGTTGAaatttttttggcccatgacactgcatggaccatatgtaaggcatgtgtaaaatttgaatgaaatcggttgggtagctctcgagttttagggattcacacagacagacacacacaaaactttTCATAACAAATTTCAATATAACTGGAACCTTCTCTATCTGAAAGGTATttacagaaaatttcattaaaaaaatatccaagtTGGGGAGGGAATTTACACATTTTCCTTTTTatgaaattctatattttttgacTCCCAAAAAGGAGCTTCCATATGTTTATTCTatacactagaaataacagtaaaataatcTTCAAATCATTCCCTTCAGTCTATTAGAAAACAATAATTGAATACCTGTCTTAGAACTGCCTGAGATAAGGGTTGGATAGTCAAGTTTAGAATGCTTATGATCATATCTACGTTAACTAAAAGCCATCTAGggctaaataaaaacaagaagaatgatgatgaaaatcataAAATAGTGAAAAACATTAGTTTCAACAACATTATTTCCGTGGTTTTTATGTGGGCATCCTGAGTTAAAGTAATAAAAACACTAACAACGTGGTATTTAATTGGTGCACTTACTGAAAAGATACAACAATTAAGAGGAAAAGTCTTGTCAAAGTAAATGATATCCTTGAGCTTCTACTTCTCCATCGTTTTAAACTAATGCTATCAACTTCAAGTACGACtaatatcgatatacatatacatacatacatacatacacatacatgtctaaAATCagtgttgatatacatatatgtgtgcatatatgtatatatatatatgtgtgggtgggggtgggggtgggggtgtatatacatatatgtgtgtatatatatatatatatatatcaacaaaaatactacaagcacatactcacacaccacacactcaaatatatatacttatatacatgtatgtttacatatgtgtgagtgtgaggtgagtgtgtgtctatgcatacaaatatgtttgaca
This portion of the Octopus sinensis linkage group LG12, ASM634580v1, whole genome shotgun sequence genome encodes:
- the LOC115217942 gene encoding uncharacterized protein LOC115217942 gives rise to the protein MQSDAASTTAAQAAENKNECTTCLVRNTANMAAARASHTLEQRYTMQQTSVQQRANRRGFSMPCRLRWSLKAFDYNPKLHFDCHPDLNIGDMPITCSFCNAKKCSRESPTMCCANGKVNPTPLQDPPQLLRSIYAGTTTESKHFLNNIRKYNCAFQMTSFSANVVQEGGFVPTFKVQGQIYHRIGSLKPAENQDPQFLQLYFVGNLHEQAN